The genomic region ACGTCATGCAGAAGGGCAACACCTTCGGCGACCCCAACCGCAAGCGCGGTGACTGGACCGAGAAGGTCGACGTGGACGTGCCCGACGCCCGCGAGGAGGAGGTCGAGTACCTCTGGTACGTCGGTGACTACCCGAGCTTCGACGAGCGCAACAAGAAGGTCGCGCGGTCGCTCGCGACCATCCTCGACGCCGCCGACGTGAGCTTCGGTATCCTGTTCGACGACGAGAAGTACGACGGCAACGACATCCGCCGCGTCGGCGAGGAGTTCCTCTACATCGAACTCGCCGGCCACCACGTCGAGTCCTTCGAGGACTGCGACTTCGAGAAGATCATCTGTACCGACCCGCACTCGTACAACACGTTCAAGAACGAGTACCCGGAGGTCGACTTCGAGGAGTTCGCCGACGACCCGATGATGCCCTTCGAGATCGAGGGCTTCTGGAACGAGGACGGCGACATCGACGTGCTCCACTGGACCCAGGCCGTCGAGGAACTCGTGCCCCAGCTCGGCCTTTCAGGTACGGAACTCGACTACACCGTCACCTACCACGACCCGTGCCACCTCGGCCGCTACAACGACGAGTACGAGGCCCCGCGCGAACTCGTGAAGGCGACGGGCTGTGACCTCCACGAGATGCCGCGCAACCGCGCCAACTCCTTCTGCTGTGGCGGCGGTGGCGGTGGCCTCTGGATGGAACTCGAGGAGGAGACCAAGCCCAGCGAGGAGCGCCTGCGTGAGGCGCTCGAAGACACCGAGGCCGGTGCTGGAATCGAGAAGTTCGTCGTCGCCTGCCCGATGTGCATGACGATGTACGAGGACGGCCGCAAGACCGGCGGTTTCGAGGAGGACATCGAAATCGTCGACGTGGCCGAGCTGGTGGTCGAAGCTATCGGCGAGAAGGAGACGGCCGGGTTGTAGGCGGGCTGTTTTCGGTTTTTTCTGTGCTGGTCGTGCTACGCCGACCGATAGCGGAGGTAGTACGCGGCACCGGCGATGGCTGGCAGCAGCACCGCCCCGACGTAGAAACCGGCTGGCGCGCCGTCGGTCGTGGTCGCGTGCTTGTGGATGAAGAACGCCAGTAACCCGCCGTGGACGACGTTCACCACGGCGATGTCGAGGAGAAGGTTCGAGCCGAAGACGACCGCACCAGTGGTCGCGAAGGAGTAGACGACGAGGGTGAGCACGATACCGCGAAGCGAGTTCGTCGCGATGTCCGCGTTCTCGGCCTGCATGGCGCTATTATGTCTACGATAAATCGTCGAGTGATAAATCGGCTGGTACGAACCGCAGCCGGCGTTCACCGTCGCTGCGGATGCAGGCACCACATCGAAAAACGAACGAACCGAACCACCGACACCGGCGAGCCAGGAAACGAACTCACCGGAACCGGTCTTTCAGGTACAACACGGTCGCGACGGCGGTTCCCACACCAAGAACCGTCGCGACCGGGAGTCCCAGCAACATCGTGGTGCGCGTCCCACTGGCGACCACGACGAGAAGCCCGAAGACGAAGACACCAGCCAGCAGCCCGACCGTCAGTATCGAGACGGGTCGAACGCTGGCTCGCGTCCGCGTGGCCATCTCAGGCCGTGAGTTCTTCCGCTTCGTCTTCCAGTTCGATTTCGGCGGACTCGTCGTCGCTGCCGGCGAACTTGCGGGCTGCCGCGGCGGCCACCGAGAGGCCCACGACGAGCGCGAGGAACTTCACCGCGCGTCCTGCACCCGAGGAGCCGGTCATCTCGGCCGATTCCATCTCGGCTTCGCGCTCGACTTCCACCGGAATCTCGACGCCCTCGCCGCCGCCGATCTTCGCGCCATCCATCCGGATCTCGAACAATGTGAGCTTCTCGAATACCATACACCTCAATACGCCGATAAAGTATATAGTCGTTGTGCGACACGTGCTATCTCTGGCGAGGAGAGTACGAGACGTAGGTTCTCGGCGATATATCAGTTCATCCCCTTCGCCCGAAAGGAGAACGACCCCTCAGCAGCGTGAACACAGTCAGGTATCCTGGTCGCGCCAGCTATCGAAGCCGTCCCACTCGTCTTCGAGCAGGCCGAAGTAGCGCATCCCGACGTGCTCGCCATCGAGGAACTCGGACTCGCGCAGGGTGCCCTCGTGGGTGAACCCGAGTTTCTCCCAGATACGGGCGGAGGCGTCGTTCGTCGTCAGCACGCGCGCGAGCACGCGGTGGAGCCGACGCTGGCCGAAGGCGTGGTCGACCACCAGGGCGGCGGCCTCGGTGCCGTAGCCGTTGCCGTGGTAGTCGGGGTGGAGCCAGATGCCGATCTCTGCGTTCCCGCGGCGGTCGTCGATGTCGAACAGGATGACCATCCCGGCGGGGTCGTCGTCCTCCACGCAGATGAGGAGGTTCACGCTCTCGTCGTCGGAGATGTGCTCCTCGAAGTGGCTCTCGGTCGTGGCCATGGGGGCGGGCCCGGCCATCGTCATCCCCAGGCGAACCTGGCGGATGTTTATCGTCTCGTTGATGAACGCGAGGTCCTCTTCCTCGACGGTGCGAAGGGTCACGTCGTCCCCGTCGAGGTAGCGAGCACCCGGCATCTAGGCGTCCTCCTGTGCGCCCGCTGCGTCCCCAGCAGGCCACTCGTGTTCGAGGATGCTGTAGAGGTGGGTGTCGACGTGTTCACCGTCGACGAACTTCGCGTCGCGCATGACGCCCTCCTCGGTGAAGCCGAGCGACTCGAGCAGGGCGCGCGAGCCGTCGTTCCAGGTGAGGGTTCGGGCGCGCACCCGGTGGATGCGAAGCTGGCCGAACGCGTGGTCGAGCACGAGCGAGACGGCTTCCGACATGTAGCCCTCGCCGTGGGCTGGGGGCGTCAGCCAGTAGGCGATCTCGAAGTCGCCCGCGGTCTCGTCGCGCGGCCAGCTGAACAGCGCGCCGACCGGCTCGACGGGCGTCTCGCCGTCCTCGGCCTCGACGTACTCCTCGTTGTACCCGGTCCGGTCACCCTCGACGCAGACGAGTAGCGAGAAACCGGGGCCGTCGTCGTCACCGTCCGGGATGTGTTCGCGCTGCTGTTCGAGGTTGTTCGGCCCGGTCATCGTCATCGGCCGACGGATTCGCGGGTCGTTGGTGTGGTCGCGGAGGAACGCGGCGTCGTCCGCCTCGACCGTTCGGAGTGTCACGGTCTCGCCGTGCAGGAACGGGGAACCAGGCATGGCTACGTGTGCGAAACCGACCACAAAAGACTTTCTGGGGCAGTGAGAGGCACTGCCACGGTGGCGCGGGCTACAGGAAGCCGAGTTCGAGCACGCCCATCGTCACCAGCGCGAGGACGATCTCGAACGAGAGCGTCCCGAGCGCCGAGAGCAGGATGAACTGGTGGTCGTCCATCTCGGAGAGGCCCGCCGGCACCGTGAGCATCCCGCGGGTGAACAGGAGCGTGTTGCTCACCGGCACCGCGAGCAGGCCCCACTTGCCGAACCAGTCCTCGAACCGCTCCAGTTGCGAGTCGCTGATGCGGAACCAGGGGCGTTCGAGCAGGCGCTCGCGGCCCCAGCGCTTGGCCAGCAGGAACAGCACGTACTGGCCGATGGTCGCGCCGGCGACCGCGGTCCCGATGATGAGCGCGTACACGGGCAGGGTGTTCGGCGCGATGTCGGTCTCGATGGCGAGGCCGATGGCGACCGGGACGAGCGACTCGCTGGGCGCGAAGTACAGCAACATCGCCCCTTCGAGGATGAAGATGGCGAACAGGGCGGCGAGCCAGTAGCGTTCGAGCAACACCTCGAAGAAGGCGGCGTCGCGGTTCAGGAACAGCCAGACGCCAACGACCGCGAAGAAGCCGAAAAGCACGAACACGCCGTAGTCGAGTGCGAGACGACGGGTGGAGTCGCGGACGTCCTCGGAGAACACGGAGGCGACGCCGAGGGGGAGCAGTGCCGCGAGCACGACGAGGGGGAGGGGCAAGGTAGCGGCGACCGTCATCGTTCCACAGGTCCGGTTCGTCGGGCATAGGTGTTCTGTTCGGAGGTGACGAGCGACGGGACTTTGGGCCGACCCGTCGAAGCCCCCAGTATGAACCTGTCCGACAGACCGCGTCGCCTGCGCGGCGACGGCGTCCGCGGGCTCGTCAGCGAGACCAGTCTCTCGGCGAGCGACCTCATCGCGCCCGTCTTCGTCGACGCGACGACCGATTCGAGGGTACCC from Haloarchaeobius sp. HME9146 harbors:
- a CDS encoding GNAT family N-acetyltransferase; amino-acid sequence: MPGARYLDGDDVTLRTVEEEDLAFINETINIRQVRLGMTMAGPAPMATTESHFEEHISDDESVNLLICVEDDDPAGMVILFDIDDRRGNAEIGIWLHPDYHGNGYGTEAAALVVDHAFGQRRLHRVLARVLTTNDASARIWEKLGFTHEGTLRESEFLDGEHVGMRYFGLLEDEWDGFDSWRDQDT
- a CDS encoding GNAT family N-acetyltransferase is translated as MPGSPFLHGETVTLRTVEADDAAFLRDHTNDPRIRRPMTMTGPNNLEQQREHIPDGDDDGPGFSLLVCVEGDRTGYNEEYVEAEDGETPVEPVGALFSWPRDETAGDFEIAYWLTPPAHGEGYMSEAVSLVLDHAFGQLRIHRVRARTLTWNDGSRALLESLGFTEEGVMRDAKFVDGEHVDTHLYSILEHEWPAGDAAGAQEDA
- a CDS encoding DedA family protein; translated protein: MTVAATLPLPLVVLAALLPLGVASVFSEDVRDSTRRLALDYGVFVLFGFFAVVGVWLFLNRDAAFFEVLLERYWLAALFAIFILEGAMLLYFAPSESLVPVAIGLAIETDIAPNTLPVYALIIGTAVAGATIGQYVLFLLAKRWGRERLLERPWFRISDSQLERFEDWFGKWGLLAVPVSNTLLFTRGMLTVPAGLSEMDDHQFILLSALGTLSFEIVLALVTMGVLELGFL